A part of Desulfotomaculum nigrificans DSM 574 genomic DNA contains:
- a CDS encoding HEPN domain-containing protein, producing the protein MTLKKQTEYWVAESEEDILTAKILLRSGRLLESAFFCHLALEKMLKAFIVERQDEIPPKSHNLLVLAKKSGIHKQMDEETIDLLAEVQPFNIEGRYPETREKLLRNTPTARFADIVSKTEEKIKWFKQML; encoded by the coding sequence GTGACATTGAAAAAGCAAACAGAATATTGGGTTGCAGAATCAGAGGAAGATATTCTCACAGCTAAGATATTATTAAGGTCTGGAAGATTGCTGGAAAGTGCTTTTTTCTGCCACCTTGCATTAGAAAAAATGTTAAAAGCATTTATAGTTGAAAGACAAGACGAAATACCTCCCAAAAGCCATAATCTTTTGGTATTAGCTAAAAAGTCAGGAATACACAAACAGATGGATGAAGAAACCATAGACTTACTCGCCGAAGTACAGCCATTCAATATCGAAGGCAGGTATCCTGAAACAAGAGAGAAGCTGCTAAGAAACACTCCGACAGCAAGATTTGCAGATATTGTGAGCAAAACGGAGGAAAAGATAAAATGGTTCAAACAAATGCTGTAA
- a CDS encoding nucleotidyltransferase domain-containing protein yields the protein MVQTNAVKENINKLINDLQKKNIRVSYIVLYGSHAKGRAGKDSDIDIAVISPDFGQNPLNDSKVVYKSIFNLDIEPNFDVKTYSPEEFEKNNHYFVQEIKRTGKKIYPSV from the coding sequence ATGGTTCAAACAAATGCTGTAAAGGAAAATATCAATAAATTAATTAATGATCTACAGAAAAAAAATATTCGTGTAAGCTATATCGTTTTATACGGTTCTCATGCTAAAGGAAGGGCAGGAAAAGACAGTGACATAGACATTGCTGTTATATCTCCTGATTTTGGCCAAAACCCTTTAAACGATAGCAAAGTTGTTTATAAGTCAATTTTTAATCTTGATATAGAGCCAAACTTTGATGTCAAAACCTACTCCCCGGAAGAATTTGAGAAAAACAACCATTATTTTGTGCAAGAAATAAAGCGAACTGGTAAAAAAATATATCCTTCAGTGTAA